From the Thermococcus sp. 18S1 genome, one window contains:
- the pepQ gene encoding Xaa-Pro dipeptidase PepQ: protein MRINRLKEFISENELDGVLITGKENLFYFTGSSPVLGGYLVVTPDDAIFIVPELEYEEAKETSNVPVEKFKTGKELYERLSSFKLKKLGIEGRTSFSTLQTLREKVGAADFVSVDDVVKELRIIKTPEEIEIIKAACKIADMAMMAALEEISEGKREREIAAKMEYVMKMNGAEKPAFDTIIASGWRAALPHGLASDKRIEKGDLVVIDEGALYRHYHSDTTRTIVVGSPNEKQKDIYYAVLEAQRKGVEAARPGMTAKELDTLVRDVIKEYGYGDYFIHSTGHGVGLEIHEWPRVSQFDETELKPGMIITIEPGIYLPKFGGVRIEDTILITENGAERLTKTERELI from the coding sequence ATGAGGATTAACAGGCTTAAGGAGTTCATATCCGAAAACGAGCTCGATGGAGTTCTAATTACTGGGAAAGAGAACCTCTTTTACTTCACCGGCAGTTCTCCGGTTCTCGGCGGCTACCTCGTCGTCACCCCTGACGATGCCATCTTCATCGTCCCTGAGCTGGAGTACGAGGAGGCGAAGGAGACTTCAAATGTGCCCGTCGAGAAGTTCAAGACCGGAAAGGAGCTTTATGAGAGGCTTTCCTCCTTCAAGCTGAAGAAGCTTGGCATAGAGGGCAGAACGAGCTTCTCGACCCTCCAGACACTCAGAGAGAAGGTGGGCGCCGCGGATTTCGTCTCAGTCGATGACGTGGTGAAGGAACTCCGTATAATCAAGACTCCAGAGGAGATTGAAATCATAAAGGCCGCCTGCAAGATAGCGGACATGGCCATGATGGCGGCGCTTGAGGAGATAAGCGAGGGCAAGCGCGAGAGGGAGATAGCGGCGAAGATGGAGTACGTCATGAAGATGAACGGCGCCGAGAAGCCGGCCTTCGACACAATAATAGCCAGCGGCTGGAGGGCGGCCCTGCCGCACGGTCTGGCCAGCGATAAGAGGATAGAGAAGGGTGACTTGGTCGTCATCGATGAGGGAGCACTTTACAGGCACTACCACTCGGACACGACCAGGACCATAGTCGTAGGAAGCCCCAACGAAAAGCAGAAGGACATCTACTACGCCGTCCTTGAGGCCCAGAGGAAAGGCGTCGAGGCGGCCAGGCCCGGCATGACGGCCAAAGAACTCGACACCCTCGTCAGGGATGTCATCAAAGAGTACGGTTACGGCGACTACTTCATACACTCAACCGGCCACGGCGTCGGCCTTGAGATACACGAGTGGCCGAGGGTTAGCCAGTTCGATGAGACGGAACTCAAACCAGGAATGATCATAACCATCGAGCCCGGAATATACCTGCCCAAGTTCGGCGGCGTCCGCATTGAGGACACCATCCTCATCACGGAGAACGGCGCTGAGAGGCTCACCAAGACCGAGAGGGAACTCATCTGA